One window of Anaerolineales bacterium genomic DNA carries:
- a CDS encoding ATP-dependent Clp protease adaptor ClpS, with product MEFVVEVLKQIFFLGNDRAAEIMLTAHVKGSAYVQTLPRNEAEKRVAGAHQAAGMEGYPLKFTIEPE from the coding sequence ATGGAATTCGTCGTCGAAGTCCTCAAGCAGATCTTCTTTCTCGGCAACGACCGCGCCGCCGAGATCATGCTGACGGCGCACGTCAAAGGCTCGGCATACGTGCAAACCCTGCCCAGGAATGAGGCGGAGAAGCGGGTCGCCGGGGCGCATCAAGCCGCGGGTATGGAGGGCTACCCTCTCAAGTTCACCATAGAACCTGAATGA
- a CDS encoding 1-acyl-sn-glycerol-3-phosphate acyltransferase, with protein sequence MTSNLEALTEINLDDLVSSFGWQNIPPLAHGLRRLFTQPAQKFARQMLGFDESVGESDLAEAARRLMKTHYVRDARVHGREHVPADKPALFLSNHPGMADTLALFAAINRHDLRIIAVQRPFLESLQNTTRQLIFIDDDPAKRMNAVRQVSAHLKNGGAALTFPAGKIEPDPDVYDGALDSLHEWTDSAGVFLRFARDAVIVPTLVSGVIWDATARHFLTRLKRERYDREKLAAALQLLAMVVRDARPTTPHVRFAKPITFEEVGSTEAQAIHAAVLQRMRGLIENKPNDDGVSAVHGD encoded by the coding sequence ATGACATCGAACCTCGAAGCCCTCACAGAGATCAATCTCGACGACCTCGTGTCATCTTTTGGCTGGCAGAACATCCCGCCGCTGGCGCATGGGCTGCGCAGGCTTTTTACGCAGCCCGCGCAAAAGTTCGCCCGCCAGATGCTGGGTTTTGACGAGAGCGTCGGCGAAAGCGACCTTGCCGAAGCCGCGCGGCGACTCATGAAAACCCATTACGTCCGCGATGCGCGCGTGCATGGGCGCGAACATGTACCCGCTGATAAACCCGCCCTCTTCCTCAGCAACCATCCCGGCATGGCAGACACGCTGGCGCTGTTCGCCGCCATCAACCGACACGATCTGCGCATCATTGCCGTTCAACGTCCGTTTCTCGAATCGCTGCAGAACACGACCCGTCAACTTATTTTCATCGACGATGACCCCGCCAAACGCATGAACGCGGTGCGGCAGGTCTCCGCCCATCTCAAGAACGGCGGCGCGGCGCTGACCTTCCCTGCCGGAAAGATCGAACCAGACCCGGATGTCTATGATGGCGCACTGGATTCATTGCATGAGTGGACCGACTCAGCCGGTGTCTTTCTGCGCTTCGCCCGGGATGCGGTAATTGTCCCGACCCTCGTGAGCGGGGTCATCTGGGATGCCACTGCCCGCCACTTTTTGACGCGTCTTAAACGCGAGCGTTACGACCGCGAAAAACTCGCCGCCGCCCTGCAATTGCTGGCAATGGTGGTCCGGGATGCGCGCCCGACCACGCCGCACGTCCGCTTTGCCAAGCCGATCACGTTCGAAGAAGTCGGTTCGACGGAAGCGCAAGCCATCCACGCGGCGGTGCTGCAACGCATGCGCGGGTTGATCGAAAACAAACCAAACGATGACGGGGTCTCGGCAGTCCATGGCGATTGA
- a CDS encoding MFS transporter yields the protein MHIPPSLKHRKFFYLWLGQLISITGTQMQLWALFWHINSLDKNPIALGGIGVARIVPVVLFSLIGGALADSVDRRRVMFITQSFAALLALALGLLTQFGHVTIWYIYAITALQAVAVAFDGPSRQALVPNLVPKQDLPNAFSMTFTAFQAGAVIGPALTGFVIASMGQEAVYYFNAVSFGAVLVALFMIGDVPQMISERSAGITLDAIADGIRFILAKPIIFSTMMIDFVATFFASANTLMPIIAKEMLDVGVVEYGYLSAASAVGAVAVALVISQVREIRRQGFVFLISVIIFGIATIVFGTTRSFLVAWLAIAVTGGADGVSTIVRNTIRQLQTPDHVRGRMTSINQIFFMGGPQLGEIEAGTVAQFFGAPFAVVTGGIGCIVGTLLVVMKWPQLKDYNGDEPIEAGNLPGTSTGASLIANRVRKQ from the coding sequence ATGCACATCCCCCCATCCCTTAAACATAGAAAATTCTTCTACCTTTGGCTTGGCCAGCTCATCTCCATCACCGGCACGCAGATGCAGCTCTGGGCGCTTTTCTGGCACATCAACTCACTGGACAAGAACCCGATCGCTCTCGGCGGGATCGGCGTTGCCCGCATCGTGCCCGTGGTGCTCTTTTCGCTGATCGGCGGCGCGCTCGCCGATTCAGTGGATAGACGCCGCGTCATGTTCATTACCCAGAGTTTCGCTGCGCTTCTCGCCCTGGCGTTGGGCTTGCTCACCCAATTCGGGCATGTCACCATCTGGTACATCTATGCCATCACCGCCTTGCAGGCGGTCGCTGTCGCCTTCGATGGACCGTCACGCCAGGCATTGGTTCCCAACCTCGTCCCCAAACAGGATCTGCCGAACGCGTTCAGCATGACCTTCACCGCCTTTCAGGCAGGCGCGGTGATCGGTCCCGCCCTGACCGGGTTTGTCATTGCTTCGATGGGGCAGGAGGCGGTCTATTACTTCAACGCTGTATCCTTTGGCGCGGTGTTGGTCGCCCTCTTCATGATCGGTGATGTCCCGCAGATGATCTCCGAGAGATCGGCCGGCATCACCCTGGATGCCATTGCCGACGGCATTCGATTCATTCTCGCCAAACCGATCATCTTCTCCACCATGATGATCGATTTCGTTGCGACATTTTTCGCCTCGGCGAATACGCTCATGCCCATCATCGCCAAGGAAATGCTGGATGTGGGCGTGGTCGAATATGGCTATCTATCCGCCGCCTCGGCTGTCGGCGCGGTCGCGGTTGCCCTGGTCATCTCACAGGTAAGGGAAATTCGCAGGCAGGGATTCGTGTTTCTAATCTCCGTGATCATCTTTGGCATCGCGACCATCGTCTTTGGCACGACCAGATCGTTCCTCGTGGCATGGCTTGCCATCGCCGTCACCGGCGGCGCAGATGGGGTCAGCACCATCGTCCGTAATACGATTCGCCAATTGCAGACTCCCGACCATGTGCGCGGGCGCATGACAAGCATCAACCAGATATTCTTTATGGGCGGTCCCCAGCTTGGGGAGATCGAAGCGGGCACGGTGGCGCAGTTCTTCGGCGCGCCGTTTGCGGTCGTCACTGGCGGCATCGGCTGTATCGTCGGCACGCTGCTGGTCGTCATGAAATGGCCCCAACTCAAGGATTACAACGGGGACGAACCCATCGAGGCGGGGAATCTGCCGGGCACCTCCACCGGCGCTTCGTTGATCGCCAACCGCGTTCGCAAACAGTGA
- a CDS encoding NAD+ synthase translates to MNLSINTDLAREILTGFIRSEITRIGMSRAILNLSGGLDSALSCALAVEALGAENVVALRLPYRASSPDSLAHAQLLIDQLGIAGKTIDITPMVDPLIELEPGMSNVRRGNIMARARMIVLYDQSEVFKALPVGTSNKTEILLGYSTIFGDSASAINPIGDLYKTQVRQLSRSMAIPAPIIDKPPSADLWEDQTDEKELGFTYDDVDKLLYLLVDQRYSPREAVEAGFDAKFVNTVITRVRRSQFKRMQPPIAKVSNRTVGYDFLYLRDWGT, encoded by the coding sequence CTGAACCTCTCCATCAACACCGACCTCGCGCGCGAGATCCTCACCGGGTTTATCAGGTCCGAGATCACGCGCATCGGCATGAGCCGCGCCATCCTCAACCTGTCGGGCGGCTTGGATTCGGCCTTATCCTGCGCGCTTGCCGTCGAAGCCCTCGGCGCAGAGAATGTCGTCGCATTGCGGCTTCCCTATCGCGCTTCTTCCCCCGATTCGCTTGCGCATGCTCAGCTGTTGATCGATCAACTCGGTATCGCAGGCAAAACGATCGACATAACCCCGATGGTCGATCCGCTGATCGAACTCGAACCGGGGATGTCGAACGTCCGCAGGGGCAATATCATGGCGCGGGCGCGCATGATCGTTCTCTACGACCAGAGCGAAGTCTTCAAAGCCCTGCCCGTCGGCACAAGCAACAAGACGGAAATTCTTTTGGGGTACAGCACCATCTTTGGCGACTCCGCCAGCGCGATCAACCCCATCGGCGATCTCTACAAGACTCAGGTGCGCCAGCTCTCCCGCTCCATGGCCATCCCCGCGCCCATCATCGATAAGCCCCCGTCTGCCGATTTATGGGAGGACCAGACCGACGAAAAGGAACTTGGCTTCACCTACGACGATGTCGATAAACTCCTCTACCTTTTGGTGGACCAGCGCTATAGTCCGCGTGAGGCGGTGGAGGCGGGCTTCGATGCGAAATTCGTCAACACCGTCATCACGCGCGTCCGCCGCTCTCAATTCAAGCGCATGCAGCCGCCCATTGCCAAGGTCAGCAATCGCACCGTCGGCTACGACTTTCTTTATCTCCGTGACTGGGGAACATAA